In a single window of the Sylvia atricapilla isolate bSylAtr1 chromosome 20, bSylAtr1.pri, whole genome shotgun sequence genome:
- the RHBDD2 gene encoding rhomboid domain-containing protein 2, with protein sequence MAAPSAPPAAAALTVLLSLGASAPGLLRGVPSARSAAALSPAALRDGEVHRLITYIFLYEDLISLACGAVIIWYFAGSFEKNVGTVKHCILTATFSMLSALLYLLLEPLVSRLLEVGDAKGFMPVAFAMLGVSTTRSRMRRTVLFGLGVPVVLVPWLGLCLAWFVPQSSLLGNLCGLLVGEAYGLGYCFCLDFPESVGSKLDRVFPFTLLKRTPGLKYIPGSSAERRASENSTIKPVPGTYPTQSYHCPSPLALPAHPSALSQGFHHSHSPGHGHILEHQGPQQGHAAGHSLSSSHCQARGAFGECPGQAQAGALPGQCCQLGKFSVPQRLCPPQPQPPAATGLLPGVQQAPGYPAAPVAPVSAEFTRVQVY encoded by the exons ATGGCGGCGCCCTcagccccgccggccgccgccgctctcACGGTGCTGCTGTCGCTCGGTGCCTCCGCGCCCGGGCTGCTGCGGGGTGTCCCCTCCGCCCGCTCGGCCGCCGCGCTGAGCCCCGCAGCCCTGCGCGACGGGGAAG ttcACAGGCTGATCACCTACATCTTCCTCTACGAGGACCTGATCTCGCTGGCCTGTGGTGCTGTTATCATCTGGTACTTTGCTGGCAGCTTTGAGAAGAACGTGGGCACGGTGAAGCACTGCATCCTCACTGCCACTTTCTCCatgctctctgccctgctgtacctcctgctggagccccttgtctccaggctgctggaagTGGGAGATGCCAAAGGGTTCATGCCAGTGGCTTTTGCCATGCTGGGGGTTTCTACCACCCGCTCACGCATGAGGAGGACTGTGCTTTTTGGGTTGGGAGTTCCTGTGGTGCTGGTGCCGTGGCTTGGGCTCTGCCTAGCGTGGTTTGTGCCCCAGTCTTCCCTCTTGGGGAACCTGTGTGGGCTCCTGGTTGGGGAAGCCT ATGGTCTTGGCTACTGCTTCTGCTTGGATTTCCCAGAGTCAGTGGGCTCTAAGCTGGACCGGGTGTTCCCTTTCACTCTGCTGAAGAGGACACCGGGGCTGAAATACATCCCAGGGtcctcagcagagaggagagcCTCTGAAAACAGCAC GATTAAGCCTGTGCCTGGCACTTACCCCACCCAGAGCTACCACTGCCCTTCGCCTCTGGCTCTTCCTGCTCACCCCAGTGCTCTGAGCCAGGGCTTTCATCACAGCCACTCTCCAGGACACGGCCACATTCTGGAACACCAGGGACCTCAGCAGGGCCAcgcagcaggacacagcctcagTTCTTCCCACTGCCAGGCCAGAGGTGCCTTTGGAGAGTGTCCTGGGCAGGCCCAGGCCGGAGCTTTGCCAGGacagtgctgccagctgggcaAATTCTCTGTCCCACAGCGGCTGTGCCCGCCTCAGccacagccccctgcagccACGGGCCTTCTGCCTGGTGTTCAGCAAGCACCAGGGTATCCAGCAGCCCCAGTGGCCCCTGTTTCAGCTGAATTTACCAGAGTCCAGGTGTACTGA